One part of the Eulemur rufifrons isolate Redbay chromosome 16, OSU_ERuf_1, whole genome shotgun sequence genome encodes these proteins:
- the RABL2B gene encoding rab-like protein 2B isoform X3 has translation MGRPFLWVFDVQRKVTYKNLSTWYTELREFRPEIPCIVVANKIDADIKVTQKSFSFARKFSLPLYFVSAADGTNVVKLFNDAIRLAVSYKQNSQDFMDEVLQELENFKLERKEEDVPDQEQRGSVERPSEEAASAHS, from the exons GTGTTCGATGTACAGAGGAAAGTCACCTATAAGAACCTGAGCACCTGGTATACAGAGCTTCGGGAATTCAGGCCGGAGATCCCGTGCATCGTGGTGGCCAATAAAATTGACG CAGACATAAAGGTGACCCAAAAAAGCTTCAGTTTTGCCAGGAAGTTCTCCCTGCCCCTGTACTTTGTCTCAGCTGCCGACGGTACCAATGTCGTGAAG CTCTTCAATGATGCGATCCGGTTGGCCGTGTCTTACAAGCAGAACTCCCAGGATTTCATGGACGAGGTCTTGCAGGAGCTCGAG AACTTCAAACTGGAGCGGAAGGAGGAGGACGTCCCGGACCAGGAGCAGAGGGGCAGCGTGGAGCGCCCGTCGGAGGAGGCGGCCTCTGCCCACAGCTGA
- the RABL2B gene encoding rab-like protein 2B isoform X4, whose protein sequence is MGRPFLWVFDVQRKVTYKNLSTWYTELREFRPEIPCIVVANKIDDIKVTQKSFSFARKFSLPLYFVSAADGTNVVKLFNDAIRLAVSYKQNSQDFMDEVLQELENFKLERKEEDVPDQEQRGSVERPSEEAASAHS, encoded by the exons GTGTTCGATGTACAGAGGAAAGTCACCTATAAGAACCTGAGCACCTGGTATACAGAGCTTCGGGAATTCAGGCCGGAGATCCCGTGCATCGTGGTGGCCAATAAAATTGACG ACATAAAGGTGACCCAAAAAAGCTTCAGTTTTGCCAGGAAGTTCTCCCTGCCCCTGTACTTTGTCTCAGCTGCCGACGGTACCAATGTCGTGAAG CTCTTCAATGATGCGATCCGGTTGGCCGTGTCTTACAAGCAGAACTCCCAGGATTTCATGGACGAGGTCTTGCAGGAGCTCGAG AACTTCAAACTGGAGCGGAAGGAGGAGGACGTCCCGGACCAGGAGCAGAGGGGCAGCGTGGAGCGCCCGTCGGAGGAGGCGGCCTCTGCCCACAGCTGA